One genomic window of Quercus robur chromosome 6, dhQueRobu3.1, whole genome shotgun sequence includes the following:
- the LOC126689892 gene encoding uncharacterized protein LOC126689892 yields MSVARLPVEANDCESKRAKGMASPILEFLDEDKVGTIQPHNDALVVALRIGGYDVKRVLVDQGSDVEVMYPDLYKGLKLRPEDLTAYDSPLVSFEGKTVTPKGQIRLPIQTGSDIVEVDFIVVDAYSPYTAIVARPWLHALEAVSSTLHQKVKYPSEGQVKKVIGDQAMTR; encoded by the coding sequence ATGTCGGTGGCTCGACTCCCCGTTGAAGCTAACGACTGTGAGTCTAAGAGGGCTAAAGGGATGGCCTCGCCCATACTTGAATTCTTGGATGAGGATAAAGTTGGAACCATCCAGCCCCACAACGATGCTCTAGTCGTCGCACTCAGGATTGGGGGatatgacgtgaagagggtgctAGTTGATCAAGGCAGTGACGTGGAGGTAATGTACCCCGActtgtacaaggggctgaaGCTGAGACCAGAAGACCTGACAGCATACGACTCCCCTTTGGTAAGTTTTGAAGGGAAAACTGTTACTCCGAAAGGCCAGATTAGGCTGCCTATACAAACAGGCTCAGACatagtggaagtggacttcatagtGGTGGACGCATATTCGCCCTACACTGCCATAGTAGCTAGACCATGGCTTCATGCCCTAGAAGCTGTATCCTCAACCTTACACCAAAAGGTGAAGTACCCGTCGGAGGGTCAGGTCAAAAAAGTGATAGGGGACCAAGCCATGACCCGGTAA
- the LOC126732958 gene encoding 1-aminocyclopropane-1-carboxylate synthase — protein sequence MRHLSTKATCNSHGQDSSYFLGWEEYEKNPYHEVQNPKGIIQMGLAENQLSFDHLESWLEKNPEPAGFKRDGKSIFRELALFQDYHGLPAFKKALVEFMAEIRGNRVSFDPNHMVLTAGATSANETLMFCLAEPGEAFLLPTPYYPGFDRDLKWRTGVEIVPIHCTSSNDFQITETALEAAYHEAQQCNLRVKGVLVTNPSNPLGTTLSRSELNLLISFITTKGIHLISDEIYSGTVFSSPGFVSVMEVLKDRNCDKSEVWDRVHIVYSLSKDLGLPGFRVGAIYSNDDMVVAAATKMSSFGLVSSQTQYLLSALLSDKKFTKNYISENQKRLKKRQNMLVMGLKRAGISCLKSNAGLFCWVNMRHLLRSDTFEAEMELWKKIVYDVRLNISPGSSCHCTEPGWFRVCFANMTEETLDLAIQRLKDFVVEHTANGHSKSNNSKKSKRKLLPKWVLRLRDRDHEPDER from the exons ATGAGGCATCTGTCTACAAAAGCTACGTGCAACTCTCACGGCCAAGATTCATCATACTTCCTAGGATGGGAGGAGTATGAGAAGAATCCCTATCATGAGGTTCAGAACCCAAAAGGGATCATTCAAATGGGTCTTGCCGAGAATCAG CTCTCATTTGACCATCTTGAATCGTGGCTTGAGAAGAACCCTGAGCCAGCTGGGTTCAAGAGAGATGGAAAATCCATATTCAGAGAGTTAGCTCTTTTCCAAGATTATCATGGCCTCCCAGCTTTCAAGAAG GCCTTGGTAGAATTCATGGCAGAAATCAGAGGAAACAGAGTTAGCTTTGATCCCAACCACATGGTTCTCACTGCTGGCGCAACTTCTGCTAATGAGACTCTCATGTTTTGCCTAGCTGAACCCGGCGAAGCCTTTCTCCTTCCAACTCCATACTACCCTGG ATTTGATAGAGATCTTAAGTGGAGAACAGGAGTTGAGATTGTACCGATACACTGTACTAGCTCCAATGACTTCCAGATTACTGAAACCGCTCTAGAAGCAGCCTACCATGAAGCACAACAGTGTAATCTAAGAGTCAAAGGTGTCTTGGTTACCAACCCATCAAATCCATTAGGCACCACATTGAGTCGAAGTGAACTGAACCTCCTCATTAGCTTTATTACCACCAAAGGCATCCATCTTATTAGCGATGAAATTTATTCCGGCACCGTTTTTAGCTCGCCAGGCTTTGTTAGTGTCATGGAAGTTTTAAAGGACAGAAACTGTGACAAATCCGAAGTTTGGGACCGAGTTCACATTGTTTATAGTCTTTCAAAGGACCTGGGTCTACCTGGTTTTCGCGTTGGAGCAATCTACTCCAACGATGACATGGTTGTGGCTGCCGCAACCAAAATGTCTAGCTTTGGCCTAGTGTCCTCTCAAACTCAATACCTTCTTTCCGCATTGCTTTCCGACAAAAAATTCACAAAGAACTACATCTCCGAGAACCAAAAAAGGCTTAAAAAACGGCAAAACATGCTTGTTATGGGCCTTAAGAGAGCTGGTATTAGCTGCCTCAAGAGCAATGCAGGTCTATTTTGTTGGGTCAACATGAGGCACCTTTTGCGATCAGACACTTTTGAAGCAGAAATGGAGCTTTGGAAGAAAATTGTTTACGACGTGAGGCTAAATATCTCTCCTGGCTCATCCTGTCACTGCACTGAACCAGGTTGGTTCCGTGTGTGCTTTGCTAACATGACCGAAGAGACTTTGGACCTCGCTATTCAACGACTCAAAGACTTTGTGGTGGAGCACACAGCCAATGGCCACAGTAAAAGCAATAactccaagaaatcaaagagaaagTTACTCCCTAAGTGGGTTTTACGGCTACGTGATCGTGATCACGAGCCCGATGAACGATAG